The proteins below are encoded in one region of Alistipes communis:
- a CDS encoding FAD-dependent oxidoreductase — protein sequence MKQIEEPARRIPVRAEVDVLVVGAGPAGLMAAQAAALEKGTKVMLVESRGFLGGNMTIGLPLLGFLGRKGNVVIKGLPLQFVERLQEKGLATHHRACPLHVSLTMIDPEGTKHLAFQIIKECGIDLLMYAFATDVIMEGNTVKGVIIDSKKGREAILAKRVIDCTGDGDIAYRAGAPMNYGNEKGIPQPPTLMFSMRGVDSRKLRDAVADHPDVYDIDFIPNEFFRADDNCTFVGFRNQIKKAREAGYKLPVERTIFMTGMAPDEWWVNMSRVNGIDATDPAQYTQGEIICAEQNEEIVRYLKAYIPGFENAYVDRVAPFMGIRETRRIVGEYILTEDDIFNCARFDDVISVASYPVDLHHPVGGDCSLYWCPDCYDIPYRCLIPQKIDGLIVAGRNVSMTHLALASARVMAPAMALGEAAGKAAALSVKENVELRDLDVRKLQESLKAEGVYFRE from the coding sequence ATGAAACAGATTGAAGAACCGGCCCGGCGGATTCCGGTGCGTGCGGAGGTGGATGTCCTGGTCGTGGGCGCAGGCCCTGCGGGACTTATGGCAGCCCAGGCGGCTGCTTTGGAGAAAGGCACCAAAGTAATGCTCGTCGAGAGCCGCGGTTTCTTGGGCGGCAACATGACCATCGGTCTGCCGCTGCTCGGATTCCTCGGGCGCAAAGGCAACGTCGTCATCAAGGGTCTGCCGTTGCAGTTCGTCGAGCGTCTGCAAGAGAAGGGGCTGGCTACGCACCACCGTGCATGTCCGCTCCACGTCAGCCTTACGATGATCGACCCCGAGGGAACGAAACATCTGGCATTCCAGATTATCAAGGAGTGCGGCATCGACCTGCTGATGTACGCCTTCGCAACCGACGTCATCATGGAGGGCAACACCGTCAAAGGCGTAATCATCGACTCCAAAAAGGGGCGCGAAGCGATTCTCGCCAAGCGCGTCATCGACTGTACGGGCGACGGCGACATCGCCTACCGTGCAGGCGCACCGATGAACTACGGCAACGAAAAGGGCATCCCGCAGCCTCCGACGCTCATGTTTTCGATGCGCGGAGTCGATTCGCGCAAACTGCGCGACGCCGTGGCCGACCATCCGGACGTATACGACATCGACTTCATCCCCAACGAGTTCTTCCGCGCGGACGACAACTGTACGTTCGTCGGCTTCCGCAACCAAATCAAGAAGGCCCGCGAGGCAGGCTACAAACTCCCTGTCGAGCGTACCATCTTCATGACGGGCATGGCTCCCGACGAGTGGTGGGTGAACATGTCGCGCGTCAACGGCATCGACGCAACCGACCCTGCACAGTACACGCAGGGCGAGATCATCTGCGCCGAGCAGAACGAGGAGATCGTACGCTATCTGAAAGCATACATCCCCGGTTTCGAGAACGCATACGTGGACCGCGTCGCTCCGTTCATGGGCATCCGCGAAACCCGTCGCATCGTCGGGGAATACATTCTGACCGAGGACGACATCTTCAACTGCGCCAGATTCGACGACGTCATCTCCGTCGCAAGTTATCCGGTGGACCTTCACCATCCGGTGGGCGGCGACTGCTCGCTCTACTGGTGTCCGGACTGCTACGACATCCCGTACCGCTGTCTGATACCGCAGAAAATCGACGGCCTCATCGTCGCCGGACGCAACGTGTCGATGACGCATCTCGCATTGGCTTCCGCCCGCGTCATGGCTCCTGCAATGGCTCTCGGCGAGGCTGCGGGCAAGGCTGCGGCACTCTCCGTCAAGGAGAATGTCGAACTGCGCGACCTCGACGTCCGAAAACTGCAAGAGTCGCTCAAAGCGGAGGGCGTATATTTCAGAGAGTAG